Proteins encoded in a region of the Hyphomicrobiales bacterium genome:
- the hspQ gene encoding heat shock protein HspQ codes for METNKQRTARFKIGQVVQHRIFDFRGVIFDIDPVFNNTEEWWLAIPEDVRPKKDQPFYHLLAENDEIEYIAYVSEQNLIIDKTGLPIRHPQIREVFGELRNGVYENTGQVIH; via the coding sequence ATGGAAACAAATAAACAGCGGACAGCTCGCTTTAAAATTGGGCAAGTTGTTCAGCACCGTATTTTTGATTTTCGTGGTGTTATCTTCGATATCGACCCTGTGTTCAACAACACAGAAGAATGGTGGCTGGCTATTCCAGAAGACGTGCGCCCAAAAAAAGACCAACCATTTTATCATCTACTGGCAGAGAATGACGAAATTGAATATATAGCCTATGTTTCCGAACAAAATCTCATAATTGATAAAACAGGACTACCTATCAGACACCCCCAAATACGGGAGGTATTTGGTGAGCTGCGCAATGGTGTTTATGAAAATACCGGACAAGTCATCCATTAA
- a CDS encoding invasion associated locus B family protein encodes MKMFFRPVSTLIAATAVCGLLTSGALSQETKPAAPQAAAPQAASAISNTNSWYKICEVDPRSKAKLCTLNFSLANEKGAVVAQARIIEQAGAAQKGFSFALPPGLLIQPGMRIQIDGAKTGTAKFQVCTQQACFAEARFDKGFISNLKRGNEMKIIGINPAGKQAEFPITLTGFTAAYDGPAVDPKALAKTQETLQDRLQRKADEARKNLLEKENKEGAAAEPAKAAE; translated from the coding sequence ATGAAGATGTTTTTTCGACCTGTTTCTACACTAATAGCCGCAACCGCAGTTTGTGGCTTATTGACATCTGGCGCTTTGTCACAGGAAACAAAACCTGCGGCACCGCAAGCTGCTGCACCGCAAGCTGCTTCCGCAATTTCAAATACAAATAGCTGGTATAAGATTTGTGAAGTTGATCCGCGATCAAAAGCAAAATTATGTACTTTGAACTTCAGCTTGGCTAATGAGAAGGGTGCCGTAGTTGCTCAGGCTCGTATTATAGAGCAGGCGGGTGCAGCTCAGAAAGGGTTTAGTTTTGCCCTTCCACCAGGACTTTTGATTCAACCTGGTATGCGCATTCAAATTGATGGAGCTAAAACGGGAACCGCTAAATTTCAGGTCTGTACTCAACAGGCGTGCTTTGCTGAAGCTCGGTTTGATAAGGGTTTCATCTCAAACTTGAAGCGTGGTAATGAGATGAAAATTATTGGCATCAACCCAGCAGGCAAGCAGGCTGAGTTCCCAATAACATTAACAGGTTTCACCGCGGCCTATGATGGGCCAGCAGTTGATCCGAAGGCTCTTGCTAAAACTCAAGAGACATTGCAAGACCGCTTGCAACGTAAGGCCGATGAAGCGCGTAAAAACCTTCTTGAAAAAGAGAATAAAGAAGGTGCGGCTGCCGAGCCTGCAAAAGCAGCAGAATAA
- a CDS encoding extracellular solute-binding protein, producing MFGFMVLSILLLTASLSSATEIKPTHGISMHGLPEHENNFEHLPYADPDAIKGGTITYGIRGSFDSVNPFILRGQKVAGLRDTFFGNNVYESLMLRSRDEPFTMYGLLAESVYMPEDRSFIEFTMNPKARFSDGNPVTVDDVIFSADLLAQKGRPNYQGYYASIEDIKKTGERKIRITFKKGTDRELPLLISLLPILPKHAIDPETFDQTTLTPLMGSGPYILSDVDQGSSITLTRDPNYWAKDLPVKRGFDNFDEIRFTYYRETNTLFEAFKKGLVDVFFETDPNSWKSNYQSVQDRIVQSTFMTGVSTGMRGYAYNTRRPPLNDVRVRAALSKLFDFEWLNNNLFSGGFTRTSSFFQSSILSSLNVPASKRERELLKDYMDEINLDVLEGTFSQTKTDGTGRDRTVLRDAIKMLSTAGYQLKDRVMIGPDGKPLELELLLPAGGAAGRIAISYSENLRKLGINLTIRQVDAAQFEERRKSFDFDMILWRWSGSLSPGNEQYFRWSSPFAERQGSFNFSGVKSPGVDAMIDAMLAAREKEHFIDAVRALDRLLISGHYVLPHYHLGKQLVAHSTRIGMPARVSVYGTRPETWWIKKASQ from the coding sequence ATGTTTGGTTTCATGGTTTTATCTATTTTGTTGCTAACCGCATCATTGTCATCAGCTACAGAAATCAAACCAACACACGGCATATCAATGCACGGCTTACCAGAGCACGAGAATAACTTTGAGCATCTTCCCTATGCAGATCCAGATGCCATCAAGGGTGGCACCATTACTTATGGCATTAGAGGGTCGTTCGATAGTGTGAATCCATTCATTCTGCGTGGCCAAAAAGTCGCAGGATTAAGGGATACCTTTTTTGGAAATAACGTCTATGAAAGCTTGATGTTACGAAGCCGCGATGAGCCTTTCACTATGTATGGATTGCTGGCTGAAAGCGTCTACATGCCGGAAGACCGGTCATTTATTGAATTTACAATGAACCCAAAGGCGCGTTTTTCAGACGGCAATCCTGTCACAGTCGACGATGTGATATTTTCCGCTGATCTATTAGCACAAAAAGGACGGCCCAATTACCAAGGATACTACGCAAGCATTGAAGATATTAAAAAGACTGGTGAGCGAAAAATACGCATCACCTTCAAAAAAGGTACCGACCGCGAGTTGCCGCTCCTTATAAGCCTGCTGCCTATTTTACCAAAACATGCGATTGATCCTGAAACATTCGATCAAACCACATTAACGCCGCTTATGGGTAGCGGACCCTATATCTTGAGCGATGTTGATCAAGGCTCGTCCATCACTCTCACACGTGATCCTAATTACTGGGCCAAAGATTTACCTGTCAAACGTGGCTTTGATAATTTCGATGAAATTCGTTTTACTTATTATCGTGAAACCAACACGCTTTTTGAAGCCTTCAAAAAAGGATTAGTCGATGTCTTTTTTGAAACAGATCCCAACAGTTGGAAAAGCAATTATCAAAGCGTACAAGATCGTATTGTCCAATCGACATTTATGACTGGTGTGTCAACCGGGATGCGCGGATATGCCTATAACACAAGACGCCCTCCCCTAAACGATGTACGCGTTCGCGCGGCTCTTAGTAAACTTTTCGATTTTGAATGGCTAAACAACAATTTGTTTTCCGGCGGGTTCACCCGTACTTCCAGCTTTTTTCAATCCTCTATTCTGTCTTCTCTCAATGTACCAGCATCAAAGCGCGAGCGTGAATTATTGAAGGATTACATGGACGAGATTAATCTTGACGTTCTTGAGGGCACATTTTCACAAACAAAAACGGATGGAACGGGTCGCGATCGCACGGTCTTGCGCGATGCTATAAAAATGTTGAGCACAGCTGGCTATCAATTAAAAGACCGCGTTATGATTGGGCCTGATGGCAAGCCATTAGAGCTTGAGCTTTTGCTACCTGCTGGTGGAGCGGCGGGTCGTATCGCAATATCTTATTCAGAAAACCTGCGCAAACTAGGTATTAATTTGACCATCCGCCAAGTCGATGCCGCGCAGTTTGAAGAACGTCGCAAAAGTTTTGATTTTGATATGATATTATGGCGCTGGTCCGGTTCTCTGTCGCCAGGCAATGAACAATATTTTAGATGGAGTTCGCCCTTTGCCGAACGGCAAGGCTCTTTCAATTTCTCTGGGGTTAAAAGCCCTGGCGTTGATGCAATGATTGACGCCATGCTAGCAGCCCGTGAAAAAGAACATTTTATCGATGCCGTGCGGGCGCTCGATAGACTGTTGATATCCGGCCATTACGTTCTTCCCCATTATCATCTGGGGAAACAGCTTGTAGCCCATAGTACTCGCATAGGCATGCCAGCTAGAGTATCTGTGTATGGAACCCGTCCTGAGACTTGGTGGATCAAAAAGGCTAGTCAATGA
- a CDS encoding class I adenylate-forming enzyme family protein encodes MILVTEEQRQTYINSGLWGENSETHSLDSILRTNGREKADTLAFCDAPNRSQWTSGETKSLTWGALNKEVDILATFIKGLGLAKDAVVALYGPNTVNMAVSILAINRAGLIAAPIPLFWRQAEMQDYLSEIHARAMITVDRVENDSPALRCRDLTQHLFSMKYVLAFGYALPDGVVSLDKILPSVSEMMESEPVFDVIHPDAIISLHPTSLQSRDTEIAIPRTSNQWLSTERAIFDVIEETTNTLLPFALSGLIGFCAGIVRTLTQKGAVNFHHFQTDNMLAGHLDLVKPDLVLLPQHCVAQQMNRFSANQKVTIGCVWKNNHLAQMPVEQSDSGNQLFDVSILNEIVALGQLRTPGQHTPSSLPLTEDVQDLSLRLKKPTNTKLKQSTKLAGGELIATGASVPEALFPSNSEKRALSRLRNKTVYAGACTHVACRLNENDPTQCEPIGFLIDTIQRSNQLAVAGELDDLYKSVANIIDAAHFIDPITDELNVAVVTRDLTLSIETFSNQLSEMGVSHLKIPVALYPINEIKRGVGGVVMRHELVELIEENKSRKLMEDRQQVAI; translated from the coding sequence ATGATTTTGGTCACAGAAGAACAGCGGCAAACCTATATTAATTCTGGGTTGTGGGGTGAAAATTCAGAAACACATTCGCTAGACAGCATCTTACGAACAAATGGGCGCGAGAAAGCAGACACACTCGCTTTTTGTGATGCACCTAACCGTAGTCAATGGACCAGCGGCGAAACGAAGAGCCTCACATGGGGGGCGCTCAACAAAGAAGTAGATATTCTCGCCACCTTCATCAAAGGGCTAGGCTTAGCAAAAGATGCCGTTGTGGCACTTTATGGTCCCAACACCGTCAATATGGCGGTATCTATCTTGGCTATTAATCGCGCGGGATTAATAGCAGCCCCCATACCGCTTTTTTGGCGACAAGCTGAAATGCAAGACTATTTGAGCGAGATCCATGCCCGTGCAATGATCACAGTAGACAGGGTTGAAAATGACTCTCCTGCCCTTCGCTGTCGTGATTTAACACAGCATCTCTTTTCCATGAAATATGTTTTAGCCTTCGGCTATGCTTTGCCCGATGGTGTGGTCAGCCTCGACAAGATACTACCATCCGTTTCAGAGATGATGGAATCTGAACCTGTTTTTGATGTCATTCATCCAGATGCAATAATAAGTCTGCATCCAACCAGTCTACAATCACGAGACACTGAGATCGCGATCCCGCGCACATCAAATCAGTGGCTAAGCACTGAGCGGGCTATTTTTGATGTCATTGAAGAAACAACAAATACACTTTTGCCTTTTGCATTATCTGGGTTGATTGGTTTTTGTGCAGGTATCGTACGAACACTGACACAAAAGGGAGCTGTAAATTTTCACCATTTCCAAACTGATAACATGCTGGCTGGTCATCTTGATTTGGTAAAACCTGATCTCGTGCTCCTTCCACAACATTGTGTTGCTCAACAAATGAACCGGTTTTCAGCCAACCAAAAGGTGACCATCGGCTGTGTATGGAAAAACAATCATTTAGCCCAAATGCCCGTTGAGCAAAGCGATAGTGGCAATCAATTATTCGATGTCAGTATTTTGAATGAGATTGTGGCTCTTGGCCAATTACGCACCCCTGGCCAACATACCCCCAGCTCCTTACCTCTCACCGAAGACGTTCAAGATCTTAGTCTTCGATTGAAAAAACCAACCAACACAAAATTAAAACAGTCCACAAAATTGGCCGGAGGTGAACTTATTGCAACCGGAGCATCTGTCCCTGAAGCCTTGTTCCCAAGCAATAGTGAGAAACGAGCCTTATCACGGCTGAGAAACAAAACAGTTTATGCAGGCGCGTGCACTCATGTTGCCTGCCGTTTGAATGAAAATGACCCTACACAATGCGAGCCGATTGGCTTTTTAATCGATACAATTCAACGCTCCAACCAATTAGCGGTGGCAGGAGAACTTGATGATCTTTATAAATCCGTTGCCAATATCATTGACGCGGCTCATTTTATTGACCCCATAACAGATGAACTAAATGTCGCAGTGGTCACACGTGATCTTACCCTATCAATAGAAACATTTAGCAATCAGCTATCGGAAATGGGCGTTTCTCACCTGAAGATACCCGTAGCGCTTTACCCAATAAATGAAATAAAACGAGGGGTTGGTGGTGTTGTCATGCGCCATGAACTCGTCGAGCTTATTGAGGAAAACAAATCTCGAAAATTGATGGAAGATAGACAACAAGTAGCGATATAA
- a CDS encoding diguanylate cyclase has protein sequence MYRAARALVIKPSKDQKLPATAYDSPLEQIINHGVITETVYAGSDVDLSVIDVLPDVVILDVGSALDPSVMSDYSKRLLSNKLSKVLPIVVVGSPNDFSLFDVNLHLNHRAPAHVIAKKLKHLIRVNAMKIEYARRIETARLFNVAAPAIESLQSPSSERLLVVGKGERYFQLASIFNGSATLKSAANFEEARTLFETHSFDCLIIDTLAYTNFDIDTLKQFKLDARYFTLPVLLLQEGLDTSEQEALVETGICDLFDLHGEANEIVTHTKTLIQAEKLRSALLMAFKSRGFDKIRDKSTNLPSNEFFERHLDKLVRQSQAWKTPIAFGMLDVSVLFNTETASDKQRQDGIFGQVGQTIASLVRAEDIATYRGDGKFIVAAPNSSGLTISVLIGRISAVLSMTEFSVGGLMGKVDVDTHYFDSKPEDSLVQIMESLTTAYA, from the coding sequence ATGTATAGAGCGGCGCGTGCACTTGTAATCAAGCCATCCAAAGATCAAAAGCTACCAGCCACGGCTTATGACAGCCCTTTGGAGCAGATCATCAATCATGGTGTTATCACCGAAACGGTCTATGCAGGCAGCGACGTTGATTTGAGCGTCATTGACGTCTTACCAGATGTTGTAATTTTGGATGTTGGCTCCGCTTTAGACCCATCCGTTATGTCTGATTATTCAAAGCGTCTGTTATCCAACAAACTCTCTAAAGTGTTGCCAATCGTTGTGGTCGGCTCACCAAATGACTTCAGTCTTTTTGATGTCAATCTACATCTTAATCACCGTGCACCTGCCCATGTGATTGCAAAGAAATTGAAACATCTCATTCGCGTAAACGCTATGAAAATTGAATATGCGCGTAGAATTGAAACCGCCCGTCTGTTTAATGTAGCTGCACCCGCTATTGAGAGTTTGCAAAGCCCTTCTTCTGAACGCTTATTGGTGGTCGGAAAAGGTGAGCGTTATTTTCAGCTTGCGTCAATTTTCAACGGCAGTGCTACCTTGAAATCAGCAGCAAATTTTGAAGAAGCGCGGACTTTGTTTGAGACCCATTCATTTGATTGCCTGATTATCGATACATTGGCCTATACAAATTTCGATATTGATACATTGAAGCAATTCAAACTGGATGCACGCTATTTCACCCTTCCCGTACTACTTTTGCAAGAAGGGCTGGACACGAGCGAACAAGAAGCCCTTGTTGAAACCGGTATTTGTGATCTTTTTGATCTACATGGCGAGGCGAATGAAATTGTGACCCATACCAAGACGCTCATTCAGGCTGAAAAACTGCGAAGCGCCTTGTTGATGGCCTTTAAATCTCGCGGTTTTGACAAAATACGTGATAAATCCACCAATCTGCCAAGCAACGAATTCTTTGAACGTCATCTCGATAAACTGGTACGACAAAGTCAAGCTTGGAAAACACCAATCGCATTTGGAATGCTTGATGTTTCCGTCCTTTTCAACACCGAGACAGCAAGCGATAAGCAACGACAAGATGGCATCTTCGGACAAGTGGGTCAGACGATCGCCTCGCTCGTGCGCGCAGAGGACATTGCAACATATCGCGGCGATGGAAAGTTCATCGTAGCAGCTCCAAATTCATCAGGTCTGACCATCTCTGTTTTGATTGGCCGCATTAGTGCGGTTTTAAGCATGACAGAATTTTCAGTCGGCGGCCTTATGGGTAAAGTCGATGTTGATACTCATTATTTCGACTCCAAGCCTGAAGATAGTCTGGTGCAAATAATGGAAAGCCTCACCACAGCCTATGCTTGA
- a CDS encoding DsbA family oxidoreductase, with protein sequence MIAEPLTIDIISDVMCPWCYIGKRRLEQALELEPNMNVEINWRPFQLDATIPANGMSRQEYLSKKFGSEEDARQIYSQIEEAGEVEGLAFAFDLIEKSPNTLNAHRLIRWSKTTGHQGPLVEKLFKLFFMEGADIGDKAVLSDAAEEIGMDRDVVERLLDGDSDMKEVKDEITHAQTIGVTGVPCFIIDQKYAIMGAQQPETLVQALQQALAERDADT encoded by the coding sequence ATGATTGCCGAGCCACTCACCATAGATATTATTTCAGATGTAATGTGCCCATGGTGCTACATCGGGAAGCGGCGGTTAGAGCAGGCATTAGAGCTTGAGCCCAATATGAATGTGGAAATCAATTGGCGCCCTTTTCAACTCGATGCCACTATTCCAGCCAATGGTATGTCTCGACAAGAATATCTCAGCAAAAAATTTGGCAGTGAAGAAGACGCGCGGCAAATCTATTCACAAATCGAAGAAGCAGGCGAAGTCGAAGGCTTAGCCTTTGCCTTTGATTTAATTGAAAAATCCCCCAACACACTCAATGCGCACCGTCTAATTCGCTGGTCAAAAACAACAGGTCATCAAGGGCCATTGGTCGAGAAGCTGTTTAAATTGTTTTTTATGGAAGGTGCAGACATCGGCGACAAAGCAGTACTCAGTGACGCGGCAGAAGAAATTGGCATGGACCGCGACGTCGTTGAACGATTGCTTGATGGCGACAGTGACATGAAGGAAGTTAAAGACGAGATTACCCATGCACAAACAATCGGCGTCACCGGTGTTCCGTGTTTTATCATCGACCAAAAATACGCCATTATGGGCGCTCAACAGCCGGAAACTTTGGTGCAAGCGCTACAACAAGCTTTAGCTGAACGCGACGCAGACACTTAA
- the mfd gene encoding transcription-repair coupling factor — protein MNSTAEFIENEEDVILSGVPDGMEGLVLSDMIRAKKGEGLSLVFVARDGNRLSMIEEALRFFAPNVDIITLPAWDCLPYDRVSPSASVSAERMAALSKLGNLDAITKPTILLMTANAALQKIPATHTLTGQALSGKPGSRFDMDEIVGWLEDNGFERTPSVRERGEYAVRGGIIDLYAPGDGEPLRLDFFGDTLESIRTFDADTQLSVVKKANFELVPMSEIQLNDAGIKRFRETYVRTFGATTRDDALYQAVSEGRRFAGMEHWLPFFHDELKDILSFTGKAPIVFDHLCDEAMKARFAQVKDHFDARQSALDEALSDGSTPYKPVQPDTLYQSPNLLAEGIVARQRIDMSPFNIMETDRRVIDLQGNQGRNFGPERSNENANVFDATGTHIIDLQKKKSRVAIACWSVGTAERMGQMLVDHGLEQVKTCETWDDVQALPLNHAALIVLPLETGFEAPNFSIIGEQDILGDRMVRKSKRRRKDADFISEVGTLGEGDLVVHIDHGIGRFEGLRSIEAAGAPHDCLEIVYHGGDRLFLPVENIELLSRYGSSAEGDAHLDRLGGTAWQSRKAKLKKRLLEMADQLIAVAAKRALRTATALPTPDGLYGEFAARFPYDETEDQMNAIDSVLDDLVAGRPMDRLICGDVGFGKTEVALRAAFVAVMNGKQVAVVVPTTLLARQHHKTFKERFAGLPVRIEQASRLVGGKALSDTKAGMKEGDVDIVVGTHALLGKAVEFNDLGLLIIDEEQRFGVKHKERLKELKSDVHVLTLSATPIPRTLQLALTGVRELSLITTAPIDRLAVRTFVSPFDGLTVREALLREHYRGGQSFYVCPRVSDIRTIKEFLGEKVPELKVAVAHGQMAPTELEDIMNAFYEGRFDVLLATTIVESGLDVPRANTLIVHRADMFGLSQLYQIRGRVGRSKTRAYAIMTTPVNKILTKSAERRLKVLQSLDSLGAGFQLASHDLDQRGSGNLLGEEQSGHVREVGFELYQQMLEEAVAQQKAGGELEDDGKWSPQITVGTPVLIPEDYVPDLNLRLTLYRRLADLQDAKEIDGFGAELIDRFGPLPDEVEHLLKIVFIKGLCRTANVEKVDAGPKGVVLTFRNKEFPNPAGLVQFIGEQGRLAKIKPDQRVVILRDWPVPTKRLKGSAVILKQLAKLAKT, from the coding sequence ATGAATTCAACCGCTGAATTTATTGAGAATGAAGAAGATGTTATTCTGTCGGGTGTGCCGGACGGGATGGAAGGGCTTGTCCTTTCGGATATGATCCGAGCGAAAAAAGGCGAGGGCTTGTCTCTGGTTTTTGTAGCGCGCGATGGTAACCGTCTTTCGATGATTGAAGAGGCGCTGCGGTTCTTTGCGCCAAATGTCGATATCATCACGCTACCAGCATGGGACTGTCTTCCCTATGACCGTGTGTCGCCATCAGCTTCTGTTTCCGCCGAACGCATGGCGGCTTTATCGAAACTTGGCAATTTGGACGCCATCACTAAGCCCACCATTTTATTGATGACAGCCAATGCAGCGCTTCAAAAAATACCGGCAACGCATACGCTCACCGGCCAAGCGCTTTCAGGAAAACCGGGCAGTCGGTTTGATATGGATGAGATTGTTGGTTGGTTGGAAGATAACGGGTTTGAACGAACGCCGAGCGTACGCGAGCGCGGGGAATATGCTGTGCGTGGCGGTATTATCGATCTTTATGCACCCGGCGATGGTGAACCACTGCGGCTCGATTTCTTTGGCGATACATTGGAATCAATCCGTACTTTTGATGCAGATACTCAGTTATCGGTTGTAAAAAAAGCAAACTTTGAACTCGTTCCCATGAGCGAAATTCAATTGAATGACGCAGGGATCAAACGCTTTAGAGAAACCTATGTTCGGACTTTTGGCGCCACCACACGCGATGATGCCCTTTATCAGGCGGTGAGCGAAGGGCGGCGTTTTGCGGGTATGGAGCATTGGCTGCCGTTTTTCCACGACGAATTGAAGGATATTTTAAGTTTTACTGGCAAAGCACCCATTGTATTCGATCATTTGTGCGATGAAGCGATGAAGGCCCGCTTTGCGCAGGTGAAAGATCATTTTGATGCTCGCCAAAGCGCGCTGGATGAGGCGTTATCCGATGGCTCAACACCCTATAAGCCTGTCCAGCCTGATACGCTTTATCAATCACCGAATCTTTTGGCGGAGGGTATTGTTGCACGCCAGCGTATTGATATGTCGCCGTTTAATATCATGGAAACGGACCGACGCGTGATTGATCTGCAAGGCAATCAAGGTCGTAATTTTGGGCCTGAGCGTAGTAATGAGAATGCCAATGTATTTGATGCAACGGGTACTCACATTATAGATTTGCAGAAGAAGAAATCTCGGGTGGCTATCGCGTGTTGGTCGGTTGGGACTGCCGAGCGCATGGGGCAAATGCTTGTGGACCATGGGTTGGAGCAGGTTAAAACCTGTGAAACATGGGACGATGTGCAGGCGCTACCGCTAAACCATGCAGCCTTGATTGTACTTCCGCTCGAAACTGGTTTTGAGGCGCCAAACTTTTCCATCATTGGCGAACAAGATATTTTAGGCGACAGAATGGTGCGCAAATCAAAGCGCCGCCGCAAGGATGCCGATTTTATTTCTGAAGTGGGCACACTTGGCGAAGGCGATCTGGTTGTTCATATTGACCACGGCATTGGTCGTTTTGAGGGCTTGCGCTCGATAGAGGCAGCTGGTGCGCCACATGATTGTTTAGAGATTGTCTATCACGGTGGTGACCGTCTGTTTTTGCCAGTTGAAAACATCGAGCTTTTGTCGCGCTATGGTTCTTCCGCTGAAGGGGATGCCCATCTTGATCGGCTTGGTGGCACAGCATGGCAGTCACGCAAGGCGAAGCTGAAAAAGCGTCTTTTGGAAATGGCGGATCAGTTGATTGCCGTCGCCGCCAAACGCGCGCTTCGAACTGCCACAGCACTTCCCACGCCTGATGGTCTTTATGGTGAATTTGCAGCGCGGTTTCCTTATGATGAAACCGAAGACCAGATGAATGCGATTGATAGCGTTTTGGATGATCTGGTTGCCGGTCGCCCGATGGATCGGCTTATTTGTGGTGATGTTGGTTTTGGTAAAACAGAAGTTGCACTGCGCGCTGCCTTTGTAGCGGTGATGAATGGCAAACAAGTGGCGGTCGTTGTGCCGACAACTCTTTTAGCTCGTCAGCATCATAAAACCTTCAAAGAGCGTTTCGCCGGTCTTCCTGTGCGTATTGAACAGGCATCACGCCTTGTGGGCGGCAAAGCCTTGAGTGATACCAAAGCGGGCATGAAAGAGGGCGATGTTGATATCGTTGTTGGCACCCATGCGCTGCTTGGTAAGGCGGTTGAATTTAATGACCTTGGCCTTCTTATTATTGATGAAGAACAGCGTTTTGGGGTGAAGCACAAAGAACGGCTGAAAGAGCTTAAGAGTGATGTGCATGTGTTGACGCTATCCGCGACACCTATTCCGCGCACCTTGCAGTTGGCTTTAACAGGCGTGCGCGAATTATCACTCATCACCACCGCGCCGATTGATAGGCTGGCAGTCCGCACTTTTGTTTCTCCTTTTGATGGGTTGACCGTGCGAGAGGCACTACTTCGTGAACATTATCGCGGTGGACAGAGTTTTTATGTGTGTCCGCGGGTCAGTGATATTCGCACTATCAAAGAGTTTTTAGGAGAAAAGGTACCAGAGCTGAAAGTTGCGGTTGCTCATGGTCAAATGGCTCCAACTGAGTTGGAGGATATCATGAATGCCTTTTACGAGGGGCGTTTTGATGTGCTTTTAGCCACCACAATTGTCGAGTCCGGCCTTGATGTGCCGCGCGCCAATACATTGATTGTGCATAGAGCGGATATGTTTGGTCTGTCACAGCTTTATCAAATCCGTGGGCGGGTGGGGCGTTCTAAAACCCGCGCTTATGCGATCATGACAACGCCAGTGAATAAGATACTGACGAAATCAGCCGAGCGTCGCCTTAAAGTACTGCAATCGCTTGATAGCCTTGGTGCGGGTTTTCAGCTTGCTAGTCATGACCTTGACCAGCGCGGTTCGGGTAATCTTTTGGGTGAAGAACAATCTGGCCATGTGCGCGAGGTTGGTTTTGAACTTTATCAACAAATGCTAGAGGAAGCCGTTGCCCAACAAAAAGCTGGTGGTGAGCTGGAAGATGATGGCAAATGGTCGCCACAAATTACCGTTGGTACGCCGGTTTTAATACCAGAGGACTATGTGCCTGATCTCAATTTGCGCCTAACGCTTTATCGTCGCCTTGCTGACCTTCAAGATGCTAAAGAGATTGATGGTTTTGGGGCTGAGTTGATCGACAGATTCGGACCATTGCCAGATGAGGTCGAGCATCTTTTGAAGATTGTCTTCATCAAAGGCCTGTGTCGTACTGCCAATGTTGAAAAAGTTGATGCGGGGCCAAAAGGTGTTGTTTTGACCTTCCGCAACAAAGAGTTTCCCAACCCTGCAGGACTGGTTCAATTTATTGGCGAGCAGGGACGATTGGCTAAAATCAAGCCAGATCAGCGAGTTGTTATTTTGCGCGATTGGCCAGTGCCGACCAAACGCCTTAAAGGCAGTGCTGTGATCTTGAAGCAGCTTGCTAAACTGGCAAAAACTTAA
- a CDS encoding succinate dehydrogenase assembly factor 2: MANSSGPSISSSGLDARRKKILFRAWHRGIKEMDIVLGNFADEHLATMTEADLDILEHLMSAPDIELFKWISGEQETPEEYRSHVIDRIAAFHSV, encoded by the coding sequence ATGGCAAATTCGAGCGGACCTTCCATCTCATCCAGTGGCCTTGATGCCAGACGCAAGAAAATTCTATTTCGCGCGTGGCATCGCGGCATTAAAGAAATGGACATTGTGCTTGGAAATTTTGCAGATGAACATCTGGCAACAATGACAGAGGCTGACCTTGATATTTTGGAGCATTTGATGAGTGCCCCCGACATTGAACTTTTCAAATGGATATCTGGGGAACAAGAAACGCCAGAAGAATACCGTTCTCATGTGATAGACCGCATCGCGGCATTTCATAGCGTCTAA